In the genome of Parus major isolate Abel chromosome 2, Parus_major1.1, whole genome shotgun sequence, one region contains:
- the FBXO43 gene encoding F-box only protein 43: MSDSHPVRFNILKRNKLTSPRSNFKYSNFKDTCYIPAFLDSRCNESVKDPDAELEEAPSLTSVSLLQEHSEHMHPSAFFLRSPSIEKELNSISLSEEREANRSVDFFETPKSSRKGSSLRRRLLLPKTVEADTTVGCCERQPSSSGVIRKKIFSCVLSSEEKLSQTVADSPKDKGYKPLTTSTSEAEDSNPDSPKQRLSFSQQRTSTLDESQCKDPLLLESESLSPIQWKDVTASNTNEFNENVLMSVRDGVLRTPTYSVLPEASEGKFLTSITSPVENSNFGLCDINSSPVKVANDPDLSTPEDSGYNSLPLDKSGDSLSDHEGSFQELFQKHKEDSKTLDSKRKTRKLERVRRLSTLRELGSQSETEDNHGSPTSVHILTKERNFVSEDHELVLKEQPSGDLVVGHGDLSRTPALKIVHEICLQRQRSHQKQISENVDGTEIFALDHVLPGLIGKKMGLEKLDILTELKDRNLKHVLAIVLDALTVENLCSIWKVSKSWQEIIVQDRSADKRRKLYTKQLKEAAREYLLKAEDAATRLNILNRSALRPVQAQARTPILQTPHTELTPRRCSSVPHSASRQEEYMKVAKTLFTDEALKPCPRCQYPAKYQLVKKRGLCSREACAFEFCILCLHAFHGSKECNSLSAKRKNKKDAPPGSAQSKRNLKRL; encoded by the exons ATGTCAGACAGTCATCCAGTGAGATTCAAcattcttaaaagaaataaattaacatcTCCCAGGAGCAACTTTAAATACTCAAATTTTAAAGACACATGTTACATTCCAGCATTTCTGGACAGCAGATGCAACGAGTCAGTAAAAGATCCCGATGCAGAACTTGAAGAAGCACCGAGTTTAACAAGTGTATCCTTGCTACAGGAGCATTCTGAGCACATGCATCCAAGTGCCTTCTTTCTCAGGTCACCATCTATTGAAAAAGAGTTGAATTCTATCTCCTTAtcagaagaaagagaagcaaataGAAGTGTGGATTTTTTTGAAACTCCTAAATCGAGTAGAAAAGGCTCCTCACTACGTAGGAGGCTGCTTTTACCCAAGACTGTTGAAGCTGACACAACTGTAGGATGCTGTGAAAGACAACCTAGTTCTTCAGGagtcatcaggaaaaaaatattctcttgtGTTTTGAGCtctgaagaaaagctttcacAAACTGTTGCAGATTCTCCAAAAGATAAAGGTTACAAACCTCTGACAACTAGCACTTCAGAAGCTGAGGACTCTAACCCTGACTCTCCGAAACAGAGGCTTTCCTTTTCACAACAAAGGACTTCTACGCTAGATGAGTCCCAGTGTAAGGACCCCTTATTGTTAGAATCAGAAAGTTTATCTCCAATTCAGTGGAAGGATGTCACTGCTAGTAACACTAatgaatttaatgaaaatgttcttATGAGTGTTAGAGATGGGGTGCTTAGGACTCCTACTTACAGTGTATTACCTGAGGCCAGTGAGGGTAAATTCCTGACTTCTATCACCAGTCCTGTAGAGAACTCAAACTTTGGACTATGTGATATCAACTCTTCCCCTGTTAAGGTAGCAAATGACCCCGATCTTTCAACACCTGAAGATAGTGGATATAATTCACTTCCTTTGGACAAATCAGGAGACTCATTGTCTGATCATGAGGGATCTTTCCAAGAGCTCTTCCAAAAGCACAAAGAAGATTCCAAAACTTTAGACAgtaaaagaaagacaagaaaacttGAGCGAGTCAGAAGGTTATCTACTCTTCGGGAACTAGGCTCCCAGTCAGAGACAGAAGATAATCATGGCAGTCCTACTTCAGTGCATAtattaacaaaagaaagaaactttgTCAGTGAAGATCATGAGTTAGTTCTAAAAGAACAGCCTAGTGGAGACCTGGTTGTAGGTCATGGAGATCTCTCAAGAACTCCAGCTCTGAAAATAGTTCATGAAATTTGCTTGCAAAGACAAAGATCACACCAAAAGCAAATCTCAGAGAATGTTGatggaacagaaatatttgcattagaTCATGTTCTTCCTGGACTTATTGGCAAGAAAATGGGCCTTgaaaaattagatattttaacagaattaaaagatagaaatttaaaacatgttCTTGCTATAGTTTTAGATGCTTTGACAGTGGAAAATCTATGCAG TATTTGGAAAGTAAGCAAAAGCTGGCAAGAAATAATTGTACAAGACAGAAGTGCAGATAAGAGGAGAAAGTTGTACacaaaacagctgaaagaagCAGCTCGG GAATACTTATTGAAGGCTGAAGATGCTGCTACAAGACTTAATATTCTCAATAGATCTGCTCTAAGGCCTGTTCAAGCTCAAGCCAGAACTCCTATTTTGCAGACACCACACACTGAACTTACACCTAGGAGATGCAGTTCTGTTCCCCACTCAGCTAGTAGGCAGGAAGAATACATGAAA GTTGCTAAAACTCTGTTCACTGATGAAGCACTAAAACCCTGTCCAAGATGTCAATATCCTGCTAAATATCAATTGGTAAAGAAACGAGGACTATGTAGCAGAGAAGCATGTGCATTTGAGTTCTGTATTTTATGTCTGCATGCATTCCATGGGTCAAAAGAATGTAATAGTTTATCTGCAAAACggaagaataaaaaagatgCTCCACCAGGAAGTGcccaaagcaaaagaaatttaaaaagactCTGA
- the POLR2K gene encoding DNA-directed RNA polymerases I, II, and III subunit RPABC4: protein MDTQKDVQPPKQQPMIYICGECHTENEIKARDPIRCRECGYRIMYKKRTKRLVVFDAR, encoded by the exons aTGGATACACAAAAGGATGTTCAGCctccaaagcagcagccaaTGATTTACATTTGTGGAG AATGtcatacagaaaatgaaataaaggcAAGAGATCCTATCAGGTGCAGAGAATGTGGCTACAGAATAATGTacaagaaaaggacaaaaagat TGGTAGTTTTTGATGCTCGATGA